TCGATAGTGAAGGAATAGCCGTCCTCCATGATGAACTCGCGGCCGCGCACCAGCCCTGCACGCGGGCGGAACTCGTCGCGGTACTTGGTCTGAATCTGGTAGAGCGTGACCGGCAGATCCTTGTATGAGGAATACATGTCCTTCACCAACAGGGTGAACATTTCCTCGTGTGTCGGAGCCAGCAGATAATCGGCTTCATGGCGATCCTTCAGGCGGAAGATGTTCTCGCCGTATTCCTCCCAACGGTGCGTGGCCTCGTACGGCTCTTTGGGCAGCAGAGCCGGGAAATGGACTTCCTGGCCGCCGATGCCGTCGACCTCTTCACGGACCACAGCCTCGATTTTATTGAGAACTTTCAGACCCAGCGGCAGCCAGGTCCAGATACCGGGAGCGGCCTTGCGGATATAGCCCGCGCGTTGGAGAAGACGTGCCGAATCAACGTCGGCGTCGGCGGGGTCCTCGCGCAGCGTGCGCAGGAACATGGTGGACATACGAAGTGCTTTTGTCATGGTTCCTAAATTATTCGCGCGAGCCGACATTGGCAACGTTTGGCCTGCCAATGAATCACCTGAATCATCGTTGAACCGATCCCGTGTTGATTGACGATACCTCGCATCTCCTGATACCTGTGATATCAGCGGCTTCCATACCATATAGCATCATTCGAAGTCCAAACCGGCAACCGACCGCTTCATCGAATCGGTTATTCGGCAAGACGTACCATCGAAATTATCGTAATGCATTGCCGGTGAAACGGAATCCTTCAGCTCAATGTGCTCCGATGCAGCAATCAAGCAATACAACATATCCCTGCAACGAGAAAGATTTCATGCAGGAAGGTTTCAACGGGTCAAACCATCTTCACCGATATCGTTGAACCATTCAGAACAACTCGTCCTGGGCGAACTCATCGTCGCCGTCGGGCAATTGGCCGGATGCCTGCTTGGTGAAGGCTTCGGTCCCCTCGGCTTCAAGGCGGGCGCAAGAGGCTTTGGAATTGTCGCGCAACTGACCGTCCAGCAAGACGGCATCAGGCGAGACCATGAACGCGCGTTCGCTGATGTCATCAAGATAGAGCCCATCGAGATTCTCCACTCGCGAAAGCGCAACGTAGCCCATGCCCGGCGCGAAGGTGCGGCGCAGGTTCATCACGGCGCGATCGAGCGTCATACCCTGTGACTTGTGGATGGTGATGGCCCACGCGCAACGCAATGGCACTTGTTTGACACTGGCCAGTATGGTTTCGCCGTCCATCATGTCCCACGAAGCCTGCTTCATGGTCACGGTATTGCCGTTTTCGAAGGCGACGATGGGCCAACCGCCTTTGGCCTGCGAGACGAAGCCCTCCACTTTGCCGATCGAACCGTTGACATACTGATGATCGGCGTCATTGCGTAAGGCCATCACGGCCGCACCGGTTTTGAGCTCAAGCTTTTCAGGAGCGAGCATGTTCTTTTTGAGACGTTTGACCAAGTCCGACGGTCCCGCCGACTCGGCAACATATTCGTGGGTTTCATCGTGAATCTGCGAAAGCCGCAGATCGTTCAACGTGTCGGCCTGCTTGTTGACAGGGAACAGATGAACGGCCACTTCCCCATCAGCCGGCGACTTGCCCATACGTTCGGCGAGCACATCGTGATCTTCCTGGGTGACGCCGCCCTCACGGATGTCGGTAAGGACGGTGAGCAATTGGCCATCGTCCTGACGGTGCTGTTCGGTGAGATAGCAGACCACTGGGTTAAGTTCGTCCCAGACCAACGATTCGGTGACGAAGCCATCGGCGTCCTTGCCTGCATCGGCATAGCGCTGACGGGACATGAGGAATTCGGGGCTCGGCGGCAATGCGTCACGTCCACGGAATGATTTACGAACCGGCGGCAACTGGAAGAAATCACCGGAAAGCACGACCTGCAGGCCGCCGAACGGCTCCGGGCTGTGCCGCAACGCCCGGCAGACGTCATCGACCATGTCGAACAGCCATGCGGGCAGCATCGAGACCTCATCGATGACGAGGATATCGGCTGCCTCGATCTTACGTTTGCGGCGTGCACGGATGCGCTTCATCAAGGCCTGCGTCATCACCTGCGAGACACCGACACCGCTCCATGAATGGATGGTCTGACCGTTGATGTGCGTGGCGGCGATGCCGGTCGAAGCGGTTACGGCAACAGAAGCACCTTGAGCACGGGCCGAACGAATGAACTCGTTCAAGACATAGGTCTTACCGGCACCAGGAGCACCGGTGATGAACGCGTTCGCCCCCGCGCCGAGAATCGTCAGCGCTTCCGCCTGTTTCATGCCGTTCCTGCTTTCCCAGCCTGTTCATTATCCATATATCGAGGCTGCGATGAAAATCAGCGAATCCGCGTAATAATCCTGATTTTCATCGCATCTTCATTTGAGCTTGCGATGAAAATCACCGAAAACCGATCTAAACACTGATTTTCATCGCAGATGCCGCATCACTCGGCGTTGAGGCTCGTTTCCACAATGTGCTTGCAAATGGCCTTGGCCTGCGCCTCGTCAGGGCCGGGAACCGGAGCCATGAAGGCCTCGCGGTAGTAGCGCAGTTCGTCGAGCGACTCTATGATGTCGTCAAGCGCACGATGACCACCGTTCTTGGGCGGACGGTTCATATAGACCGCCGGATACCAGCGACGAGCCAGCTCCTTCAAAGTACTCACATCCACGCTGCGATAATGCAGATGGCTCATGAGGTTCGGCATGTAATGGTCGAGGTACTTCTTGTCGCTGCCGATGGTGTTGCCGGCGAGCAGCGGCTTGACCCCTTCGGGCGTGAAGCGGGCGACGTACTCGGTGACCTTCTTTTCGGCATCGGCAAGGCTCAGGCCATGCTCCCATTCCTTGATCAGCCCGGAGCGGGTGTGCATCGCGCGCACAAAGTCACCCATGTGGTCGACAGCTTTCTGCGACGGCTTGATGACGTAGTCCACACCCTCATCGAGCACTTTCAGATTGAAGTCGGTCGGCACTACGGAGACCTCGACCAGCTCGTCGCCGCCGAAGATATCGAGGCCGGTCATCTCGCAATCGATCCAGATCAGGCGGGAACCCTCCGCCGTATACGTCTCGTCATCCTGAGCATTCACCATAATTCGTTCCCCTTTACATTAGACCACAGAACACTACAGGCTATCGCATGCTTATGACGGATAACCAATAAATTTATTTATTTCCCAGGATTCTCAATTGCGCCTTTTCCATAAATTGAGGCTGCAATACCTCCAATAGCCAAAACAGCAGTTCCTCCGATTATTTTAATCATATTCAATAAAAACTGTTTATTTTGACTATCTTTGTCAGACATCATTTGAAGAACGGTCATCATCGCAGCTATATATTTATCTCGCTGCTCATCGCTCATGTCTCCTTTTGTCAAGTCGGCATTTAACTGATCAATCACCGCATTGCATCCAGTATAGAAAGCTTCTACACTTTGAGAATTATCGTCCAGCGACTTAGATTGAAGTTCCTTGGCGCTCTTCATTATCTCAATTGATGTTTTTGTAAATTCCGGAAACTGCTTCAACGCAGAGATTGCAACAGCCGGGTCCATTTGCGGAATTGTTGAGACAAAAGCCATTATCTTGTCTTTTGACATATGCCGAAAATCCGGAATATCTAATTTCTTTAAAACCTGCTGTTCCGTATAGCCTTTTGCCATTTTAATTCCTTTTCAATGTCAGCAAATATCGCAACCATCAATCAACAATTAAGAATACAAAAGTGGTTGGGCAGGGATATGCGATATTCAAGCGCAAGCTTGTCCCACCGGCCCGGAAGATGCCTCAGCATTGTATATCCCAGTCCTACCACTCAACCTTTAATTGTTCTATCCGCTTCTAAGCCAGGCCCCGAACGCCATTAGCATCTAAAACAACACCACACATTTTACGTTGTCTTAGCGCTCTAATCGTTGAGTGGTGGGGCTGGGATATGCGATGCTGTGGCATAAAGCTTGGCCTACCGGCCTGGAGGGTGCCTCAGCATTGTATATCCCAGCCCCACCACGTCAGTTGCAGGAGGCTGAGCGACTGAAAATCACTCGTTGTGGAAACCGCTGTAGTTCGGGGCTTCGGCGGTCATCACGATGTCGTGCGGGTGCGATTCGCGCAGGCCGGCCGTGGTGATACGCACGAAGCGGCCCTTCTCGGCCATCTCCTTGATGTTGTGCGCGCCGATGTAGAACATCGACTGATGCAGGCCGCCGATGAGCTGGTAGAGCACCGCATTGAGGGAACCGCGATACGGCACCTCGCCTTCGACGCCCTCCGGGATGACTTTGTCGTTGCTGGTGACGTCGGCCTGGAAGTAGCGGTCCTTGGAGTAGGACTTCTTGCCGCGCGGGGCCATCGCGCCGAGCGAGCCCATGCCGCGGTAGAGCTTGTACTGCTTGCCGTGCAGGAAGACCTTCTCGCCCGGGGTCTCGTCGCAGCCGGCGAGCGCGCCGCCAAGCATGACCGTCGAGGCACCGGCCACCAAAGCCTTGGCGATGTCGCCGGAATAATGGATGCCACCGTCGGCGATGCAGGGCACACCGGCCGCACGGCAGACCTGAGCCGCGTCATAGACGGCGGTGAGCTGCGGGACGCCGACACCGGCGACCACGCGGGTGGTGCAGATGGAACCTGGACCGACACCGACCTTGACGGCATCGACACCGGCATCGATCATGGCCTGGGCGCCGGAGGCGGTCGCCACATTGCCGCCGATGATCTGCACGCCGTTGAAGGCGCGGTCCGACTTCAAGCGCTTGATCATGTCAAGGGCAAGATGGGCTTCGCCGTTGGCGGTATCGACAACGAGCACGTCGACGCCGGCCTCCATCAGGGCGCTGGCACGTGCCCACGCATCGCCCAGGAAGCCGATGCCAGCGGCCACGCGCAGACGGCCCTGGTCGTCCTTGGTGGCGTCCGGGTACTGTTCGGTCTTCACGAAGTCCTTGACGGTGATCAGGCCGGCGAGCTTGCCGTCCTTGTCGACCAATGGCAGCTTTTCGACCTTGTGCTTGGCGAGCAGGTCGTGCGCGTCTTCGCGGGAGATGTCGGCAGGGCCGGTGATAAGCCCTTCCTTGGTCATCACGTCACGAACCTTGAGCTTGTCGTAATCCGAAGCGGGGATGAAACGCATGTCACGGTTGGTGATGATGCCGAGCAGCTTGTTGTCGTTGTCGACGACAGGAAGGCCTGAAATATGGAAACGGCCACACAGCTTGTCGAGATCGGCAAGGGTGGCCTCGGGATTGACGGTGAGTGGGTCGGTGATCATACCCGATTCGCTGCGCTTGACGATATCGACCTGCGAGGCCTGATCGTCGATGGAAAGGTTGCGGTGCAGCACGCCGATGCCGCCGTTGCGCGCCATGGCAATGGCCATGTCGGATTCGGTGACGGTGTCCATGGCCGCCGAGATGGCGGGGACCTTCATGGTGATTTCGCGTGTCAGATGCGTAGTCGTATCGACCTGCGAGGGAATGACATCAGTCTCGTTGGGAAGCAACAAGACATCGTCATATGCCAAGCCCATCTTTGCAAAGATAGGAGGTAGAGGATTGTAGGATGACTGGATATCAGATTGTGAGTTAATAGCCATATCACAACTATATGGGCGTGGGGTGACGAGCGGCACCACGAGTTGCGATTATTGCTGTTTCCGGGAATGTCGCGCGTTTCGCGCGTGCGTATCCTCTTCCTTTTGCAGTTCAAGCCACCGCCGCATCAGATACGGGGACAGCGTGCAGATCGTCAGGATCACGGCGGCGACGATCATGCCGATGGCCACATATTGCCAGCGCAGGAACAGAATCATGATCGAACCGAAGGAAATCAGCGCCGCCCATCCCCAAAGAATCAGCACAGCGCCTTGGACGCTGTGCCCGATACGCAGCATCCGGTGATGCAAATGCATACGGTCGGGATGCATCGGCGATTGGCCTTTGCTCAGGCGACGGACGATGGCCAGGCACATGTCGAGCACGGGCAGGAACAGCACCAGAATCGGCAACAGAATCGGCATGAACGCCGGCAGATAGAGGCTGGTATGCACGGAAGCTGGGTCAAGATGTCCGGTCATGATGATCGAGGCGCAGGTAATCATATAGCCCAGGAGCATCGAGCCGGAGTCCCCCATGAAGAGTTTGGCCGGATGCCAGTTATGCAGCAAAAAGCCGACGCAGATGCCGACCAAAGCGACGTCGAGCAACGTGGCCATCGACGCGTAACTCGGTGTGGCACGGGCGATGACATAGGAGTAGACGGCGAACGCGATGCCGCCGATGGCGACGATGCCGGAAGCGAGGCCGTCAAGCCCGTCGACGAAGTTGACCGCATTGATCGAGGCGACAATCAGAAAAGCCGTGATGGCCATGGAAATGCTTGGGGAAGCGGTGACCAGCGAGCCGAACGGCAGAAAGATGATCTGTACGCCGCCCCACGCCACGAACACGGAAATCAAAAGCTGCCCGGCAAGTTTGAGCATCCAATCCAAGTCCCATAAATCGTCCGCCACCCCCAACAGGCAAATCAGCACGGCACCGGCAAGGACGACCCACGCCTGATACGAACCGGCGAAAAGGCCTGAGATGAAAGGCATTTTGCTGGCGAAGACAATCGAGACCACCAGCCCAATGAGCATCGCCACCCCGCCCATTCGTGGGGTCGGCACCTTGTGCACATCACGGGCGCGGACCTCCCCCACCGCTCCGATCTCGATGGCCAGATGACGAACCAAGGGGGTGACCAGCCATGTGGCTCCTCCCGCAATCGCGGCGATGAACAGGTAGACTCTCACGCGTTCAGACTCCCGCCTTCGGCGCCTTGGAGCACGGCACGCACCTGGGCTGCTCTGATGACACCTTCACGAACGATCGAAATCCCGTCACGTTCGTTCGGATCGGCGGCGACCACAGTGCTGGCGACATGGCTCACCGTAGGCCCGCCGTCAAGATAGAGATCGACGTCGTCGCCAAGCGCCGCAACGGCTTCCTCAACACTTTGCGGGCTTTGACCACCACTGCGGTTCGCGCTGGAACAGGCCAAAGGCCCGGTGGCACGCAAGGTTCTGAGACAGGCGTCGGAATCGGGTACACGCACGGCCTGGGTTTTGCTGCCGTTCATCTCATCGCGCAACGTGACCAGTTTCGACCCCGCCTGCGCCACGGCAATCGGCGAAAACGCACCGGGCAGAAAAGCCTTGGCGAGCCTGTCCAGCGGAACCGGCAGATAAAGGTCGAGTCCTTCAAGATCATCGGTTGACGAAAGCAATATCTGCAACGCCTTATTGCGGGGGCGACGCTTCGCCTCGTAGATACGGCTTACGGCTTCAGCGCTGAACGGACTTGCGGCGACCCCGTAGACCGTATCGGTCGGCAATACGACAAGCCCGCCGTCTTTGACGATTCGGGCCGCCAAAGCCAGGGATCCATCATCGATTGCACGCACGTCACTCATATTGCCTCCGCCTTATCAAGTATGCCTTAATTGCACCATTGCGCCCCGACTTCACCAACAACACTACAGAGTCGACGACAATCCGCAGGGATTCGTCAAGCGTTTTACCGTGTCGTTCTGCAGCTGCCCCGGAATCGATTCCTGCATTCGCCGATATGGCGACTCTGGGCAATGAAGAAAACTATGCTTTGATGGCGAAAAGATAACGGGGCCTGCCGGTGAAGTCTTCGCCGGTATGCGCCGTGCGGAAACCGTGGGCTCTGGCGAAGTCGGCAAGCAACCCGGCCTGCGAGATGTCATGCTCCATCACCAACGCCCCGCCGCTGCGCAACAGCTTCGCCGCTCGCAGGATGATCAGCTCGGGAATATCGGTTCCGTCCGCCGATCCGCCATAGAGAGCCATGTTCGGTTCGTGCTCACGCACCTCAGGCTGTTCGGGAATCTGGTCGAGCGGCACGTAAGGCGGGTTGGTGACCACTGCATCAACGGTGCCGTCCAATCGCGAAAGCATCACGGCATTCGTGGCATCGGCGTGGAAGAGGTGATAGTTATAACCCGCCAGCGAATGGTCTTTGAAGACCTTTTGCTCGTTACGTTTCGTCCATTTCAGGGCTTCTTCGTCCTTTTCCACGGCCCAGACCTCGCTGCCCGACACCTCGGTGACCAGCGAGAGGCCAATCGCCCCGCTGCCTGCGCACAGATCGACCAGACGGCTCGGCTTGATATGTTCGCGCGTCAGCCAGTCGATGGCCGCCTGCACCACGGTTTCGGTTTCAGGACGTGGAATGAAGACGCCCGGACCGACCTCAAGATCAAGATAGCGGAAGGGGGCGTGACCGACGATATATTGCAATGGCTCGCGTTGCTTGCGCCTGGCCAGCATAACCGCGAAACGGCGGATTGCGGCATCGTCGGCATTGGCCTGCCGCTCCCCCACAGCTTGAGAGGCATGGCCGTCCGCGGATTCGCCCGGTTCAAGGCCTTCGTCGCCTTCGCCTTTGTCCGGCTCTTCATCAATAGGCATTACATCAGGATTGTCTGCCGATTCCTTGTCGGCATCCGACCTGACCTTGCTATGCAACGGCGTATTCAACAATATCGATTTCTCGACGTCGGCCGGCTCGACCCCGAACGCTTCGGCCAACAATAATTTGGCATCATTGCGCGGCGTATCGATACCGGCAACCTTCAGCCAATCCGTTGCCTGTGCCAAAATCTCAGAAGTCGAACGAGCCGTGTTTTCCGCCATTGACTACCCTTCTTACCGCTTACTGCGTTCCCTTACTTCGTTGGTTTGGCGAGACGCGCGGCCTCGTCGGCCTGGATGTCGCTGTCGATGACGGCTTGCAGGTCGCCGTCGAGCACCTGGTCGAGGTTGTAGGCCTTGTAGTTGGTGCGGTGGTCGACGATACGGTTTTCAGGGAAATTGTAGGTGCGGATACGTTCGGAACGGTCAAGCGAACGCACCTGCGAATGGCGCATGTCGGCCGCTTCCTCGGCTTCCTTTTCGTGTTTCATCGCTAAAAGGCGGGATTTGAGCACACGCAGAGCCGCCGCACGATTCTGGATCTGCGATTTCTCATCCTGCATGCTCACCACGACGCCGGTGGGGATATGGGTCATGCGCACCGCGGAATACGTGGTGTTGACCGACTGACCGCCGGGACCTGAACTCATGAAAATGTCGATTTTGAGGTCTTTGGGATCGATCTCGATCTCATCGTCGTCCTCATCGGCCTCCGGGAAGACGATGACACCGGCCGCCGAGGTCTGGATGCGCCCCTGCGATTCGGTGACGGGGATGCGCTGCACGCGGTGTACGCCACCCTCATACTTGAGCGA
The window above is part of the Bifidobacterium sp. ESL0704 genome. Proteins encoded here:
- a CDS encoding PIF1 family DEAD/DEAH box helicase, yielding MKQAEALTILGAGANAFITGAPGAGKTYVLNEFIRSARAQGASVAVTASTGIAATHINGQTIHSWSGVGVSQVMTQALMKRIRARRKRKIEAADILVIDEVSMLPAWLFDMVDDVCRALRHSPEPFGGLQVVLSGDFFQLPPVRKSFRGRDALPPSPEFLMSRQRYADAGKDADGFVTESLVWDELNPVVCYLTEQHRQDDGQLLTVLTDIREGGVTQEDHDVLAERMGKSPADGEVAVHLFPVNKQADTLNDLRLSQIHDETHEYVAESAGPSDLVKRLKKNMLAPEKLELKTGAAVMALRNDADHQYVNGSIGKVEGFVSQAKGGWPIVAFENGNTVTMKQASWDMMDGETILASVKQVPLRCAWAITIHKSQGMTLDRAVMNLRRTFAPGMGYVALSRVENLDGLYLDDISERAFMVSPDAVLLDGQLRDNSKASCARLEAEGTEAFTKQASGQLPDGDDEFAQDELF
- the orn gene encoding oligoribonuclease, with amino-acid sequence MVNAQDDETYTAEGSRLIWIDCEMTGLDIFGGDELVEVSVVPTDFNLKVLDEGVDYVIKPSQKAVDHMGDFVRAMHTRSGLIKEWEHGLSLADAEKKVTEYVARFTPEGVKPLLAGNTIGSDKKYLDHYMPNLMSHLHYRSVDVSTLKELARRWYPAVYMNRPPKNGGHRALDDIIESLDELRYYREAFMAPVPGPDEAQAKAICKHIVETSLNAE
- the guaB gene encoding IMP dehydrogenase translates to MAINSQSDIQSSYNPLPPIFAKMGLAYDDVLLLPNETDVIPSQVDTTTHLTREITMKVPAISAAMDTVTESDMAIAMARNGGIGVLHRNLSIDDQASQVDIVKRSESGMITDPLTVNPEATLADLDKLCGRFHISGLPVVDNDNKLLGIITNRDMRFIPASDYDKLKVRDVMTKEGLITGPADISREDAHDLLAKHKVEKLPLVDKDGKLAGLITVKDFVKTEQYPDATKDDQGRLRVAAGIGFLGDAWARASALMEAGVDVLVVDTANGEAHLALDMIKRLKSDRAFNGVQIIGGNVATASGAQAMIDAGVDAVKVGVGPGSICTTRVVAGVGVPQLTAVYDAAQVCRAAGVPCIADGGIHYSGDIAKALVAGASTVMLGGALAGCDETPGEKVFLHGKQYKLYRGMGSLGAMAPRGKKSYSKDRYFQADVTSNDKVIPEGVEGEVPYRGSLNAVLYQLIGGLHQSMFYIGAHNIKEMAEKGRFVRITTAGLRESHPHDIVMTAEAPNYSGFHNE
- a CDS encoding MraY family glycosyltransferase: MRVYLFIAAIAGGATWLVTPLVRHLAIEIGAVGEVRARDVHKVPTPRMGGVAMLIGLVVSIVFASKMPFISGLFAGSYQAWVVLAGAVLICLLGVADDLWDLDWMLKLAGQLLISVFVAWGGVQIIFLPFGSLVTASPSISMAITAFLIVASINAVNFVDGLDGLASGIVAIGGIAFAVYSYVIARATPSYASMATLLDVALVGICVGFLLHNWHPAKLFMGDSGSMLLGYMITCASIIMTGHLDPASVHTSLYLPAFMPILLPILVLFLPVLDMCLAIVRRLSKGQSPMHPDRMHLHHRMLRIGHSVQGAVLILWGWAALISFGSIMILFLRWQYVAIGMIVAAVILTICTLSPYLMRRWLELQKEEDTHARNARHSRKQQ
- a CDS encoding L-threonylcarbamoyladenylate synthase; amino-acid sequence: MSDVRAIDDGSLALAARIVKDGGLVVLPTDTVYGVAASPFSAEAVSRIYEAKRRPRNKALQILLSSTDDLEGLDLYLPVPLDRLAKAFLPGAFSPIAVAQAGSKLVTLRDEMNGSKTQAVRVPDSDACLRTLRATGPLACSSANRSGGQSPQSVEEAVAALGDDVDLYLDGGPTVSHVASTVVAADPNERDGISIVREGVIRAAQVRAVLQGAEGGSLNA
- the prmC gene encoding peptide chain release factor N(5)-glutamine methyltransferase, encoding MAENTARSTSEILAQATDWLKVAGIDTPRNDAKLLLAEAFGVEPADVEKSILLNTPLHSKVRSDADKESADNPDVMPIDEEPDKGEGDEGLEPGESADGHASQAVGERQANADDAAIRRFAVMLARRKQREPLQYIVGHAPFRYLDLEVGPGVFIPRPETETVVQAAIDWLTREHIKPSRLVDLCAGSGAIGLSLVTEVSGSEVWAVEKDEEALKWTKRNEQKVFKDHSLAGYNYHLFHADATNAVMLSRLDGTVDAVVTNPPYVPLDQIPEQPEVREHEPNMALYGGSADGTDIPELIILRAAKLLRSGGALVMEHDISQAGLLADFARAHGFRTAHTGEDFTGRPRYLFAIKA
- the prfA gene encoding peptide chain release factor 1, which codes for MADEQFPAAQSALEEYQDIERQMSQPEVASDPKAIRKLGRRHAELGSIVEAYRAWQHAKEDAEAAKEMAGEDADFAEESKRLEALVPQAEEKLRSALIPRDPDDVRDTIMEIKAGTGGEEAALFAGDLLRMYTRYAEKRGWSTTIQSENSTELGGVKDVQVAIRAKGNPAPEDGVWASLKYEGGVHRVQRIPVTESQGRIQTSAAGVIVFPEADEDDDEIEIDPKDLKIDIFMSSGPGGQSVNTTYSAVRMTHIPTGVVVSMQDEKSQIQNRAAALRVLKSRLLAMKHEKEAEEAADMRHSQVRSLDRSERIRTYNFPENRIVDHRTNYKAYNLDQVLDGDLQAVIDSDIQADEAARLAKPTK